CCATGTTCTTGCAACAGAAGCTCAACCCACCGCAGGTTGACCCGATGCAGCAGAAGATTTTCCAGTTCATGCCGATCATTTTCACCGTCATGTTCTTGTTCTTCCCGGCAGGTTTGGTGTTGTACTGGGTGGTCAATAACGTGCTGTCGATGGCGCAACAGTGGTACATCAACAAGAAAATTGTGGGGCACGCTTAGTCAGGAGTCTGATGTTTGATGTGGAACAATCCCGACACCATTGCGGCTGTGGCTACCCCGCCGGGGCGCGGTGGGGTCGGGATTATCCGTATTTCCGGCCAGCGGGTTCCCGAGCTGGCGGCCAGTATCCTGGGTTCCCTGCCCCCCCCGCGTAAAGCTTCCCACCGTTTGTTCCGTGCTGCGGATGGTACGCCGCTGGATGACGGCATCGCCCTGTATTTCCCGGCACCGCATTCGTTTACCGGCGAAGACGTGCTGGAATTGCAAGGTCACGGTGGCATGGTGGTGCTGGATATGCTGCTCAAGCGTTGTGTGGAACTGGGTGCGCGGCTGGCACGACCGGGCGAGTTTTCCGAGCGTGCATTCCTCAACGACAAGCTGGATCTGGCGCAGGCCGAAGCGATTGCCGACCTTATAGATTCAGGGTCGGAACAGGCGGCGCGTTCCGCCCTGCGTTCGCTGCAAGGTGAGTTTTCCGAGGCGGTCAATACCCTGCTCACCGGTTTGATCGAATTGCGGGTGTATGTGGAAGCTGCCCTCGACTTTCCGGATGAGGAAATCGACTTCCTCGCCGATAACGCAGTCACCCGCCGACTGGAAACCATCAAGCAGCAATTGCACACCATTTTCCAGAAAGCCCACCAGGGTAGCCTGCTGCGTGACGGGATGCATTTAGTGATTGTTGGTCGACCCAATGCCGGTAAATCCAGTCTGCTGAATGCGCTGGCCGGACAGGAAACCGCTATCGTTACTGACATCGCCGGTACTACCCGCGACGTATTGCGCGAACGCATCAACTTGGATGGAATGCCCCTGCACATCGTCGATACTGCGGGTTTGCGCGACAGCGACGACCCGGTGGAAAAGATCGGTATCGAACGCGCCTGGCAGGAAATCGAACGCGCCGACCTGATCCTGCTGCTGGTGGACGACACCCGCCATGATGAACCGGAAAACGCCGATATTCTGGCGCGCCTGCCCCCTCACCTGCCGCGCATTACCGTGCACAACAAGATTGACCTCAGCGGCAAACAGCCCGGCAAGCAGGGTGAACACATCTACATTTCAGCCAAACACGACCAGGGCATCGCAGCTTTGCGTGCCGAACTCAAAACCCGTATGGGCTATCAGGGTGAAGCGGAAGACACTTTCATCGCCCGCCGCCGCCACTTGCAGGCGCTGGAAGAAACCCAGCAAGCTGTCCAACGCGCCGAATTCCAGTTACGCGGATTTAATGCGGGCGAGCTGATGGCAGAGGAATTGCGGTTGGCACAGAATGCTCTTGGGCAGATCACCGGCAAATTTACCCCGGATGATTTGCTGGGTGAAATCTTCAGTTCCTTCTGTATCGGAAAGTAAACCCATAAAGCCAGCCCGCTTTCTGAGGTGGCTGCTGCTCCACACACAATCCCTGAAATTACTGCCAGCAAGCCCACCAACTTAAAGCCAATTCTACCGCTCATCGGAAAAAACGAACAAAAAACGAATCTATGGCAAGTATTTTTGATTTGCCTGATTCGGTCTTTGTTCGTATATTTAGTTCGTGTTTTGTTCGGTTTGTTGGTAAGGAAGAGAAACATGCTCACACGACGACAGCAACAGATTTGGGATGTGATCCAGTCCCTGTACGCCCGCAACGGCTACGCCCCTACCCTGGATGAAATTGCCCTGGCCTGTGGCATCAATACCCGCAGTACCATCCACCAACACGTGCAGGCGCTGATTCGGGAAGGCCGCCTGCAATCAACTGAGGGCAAGCGCGCCTACCGGATGCCAGAAGTGGTAGTGGCGCGTCACCCACAACTTCCCCTGGGTCTGCCGCTGGCAGGCCGTATCGCTGCTGGTAAACCGATTGAGGCGATTACCGGCAAGGATGAAATCAACCCCAGCGACATGTTCAGTGGCAACGGGCGCTACGTACTGGAAGTGCGCGGCGAATCCATGATCGACATTGGCATCATGGACGGCGATTTCGTCGTCATCCAGCAACAGGACAGCGCCCGCAACGGCGACATCGTGGTAGCGCTGGTGGAACGTGAGGAAGCGACCCTCAAGCGCCTGTATCGCCTGGCTGATGGCCGCATTGAATTACGCCCGGAAAACAGCACCATGCAACCCATGGTCTACCCGGCGGAAAGCGTACAGGTACAAGGCAAAATGGTCGGCCTGTTCCGCAGTTATTAAAACCATACCGGTATCTTCGACAGCCCGCTGCCCGGCGGGTCAGCCCATTGGGCAGCCGCCATCCTCGTGCTGCCCGCTTTTTTCCACATTCAACAGAAATAGAAGGAGTAACAACATGAATACTGACATGCAAGCCAATAACCTGGCGACTTTAAACCCGGCTACGGCACTGCCTGACATGCCCCGCGCGCAGGGCAAACCCGAATGGGGGCAGGTCTGGAAAATCACCCGCGCCCTGCTGGTCGTGTGGGCAATGGCGGTGTGGGCGTTGCTGATTTTACTGCCCGGCATCGACCAGATCAGCAATGTGGAGACGGCCACCTTACACCTGCCGTACATGCTGATTGGCTTGGCACTGGTAGGGGCAGTCGTGGCGGCGCACAGCCTGCGCGCGGATCGTCACCTGCTGTGGTTCCTCAGCGTGCTGCTGATGCTGGCAGGCTGGATGTAAAAAAAAGGCGTGATGAAAGTTGCCGCTTCCAACACGCCATGTTCCCGTATTACTGGGTAAGTTATGACAGGAAGGTTTCATTATGACTGATTCCACTACAAATACCAACCTGGATCGACCAACGTACTTGGTTGAAACCAAATCACTACGCGACATTTTGGCAGACTTGCGCAAGGCGCAAGCCTGGCTGTTGATGGCAGCATTTGCCGCCTTTCTCGCCTCGGCCTTTTTTGTCGTGAAATACTTTGTTGGCGGTGAAATGGCTCCGCTGAACTGGACAGGCGAACAATGGGCGAATGCCTCCCTGGGTCTTGGGATCACAGCGGTGATCACGGCGGCACAGGCATTCCTGTACGCTAGTGGCTACAAAGGGTCAGCGGCGCTGATGGCCACTTTCATCGTGGTGTTTTTCGGCCTGTTCTCCGAAGTGTCACAGTCGATGGAACGGGAAGACGCCACCGTGCGCCAGCGTTCCACCAGCTCACCGGTGTTCCAGGCGGCGCTGGGCAGCATCCAGAACCTGAGTGCGCAGGCGACGACGCCGACAGGTTCTGGCCAGCTTGCTGCTGCCAGTGGCAAACTGGCCCGGCATGAAGCCGAATTGGCAGCCTGTAAGGGCAAATACCACAGTGCCGCGCGTATTCAGCAGTGCGAAAAGTATGAATACGGCAAAATCGCCGAAGCCAAAGGTGAAATGGCGGCTGCACAAGCCTCTGCCAGCGGGTCGGCGGCGGTGGTCGGGACTGCCCTGAGCGCGGCCATCAGCCAGGCCAAGACGTTGGAATATGATGAAGACAAGCACTACGCCATGATCCGCCTGATCAAGGGGCTGTTTAATGTGGGTGGAATCTGGGCTTCATTCCTGTTCTCGATGATCATTATTGGCACATTTGAATATGCTTTCCATTTCGTCGGTGGCTACGTGGCCGACCACAAGCGGGCCCTGCTGCTGCTGGGGCGTGATACCCGGGGTGACCTCATCCACCCGGGTGGGGCCATGGCGTTGGCGGGCGTAGGCGAAATTCCACGCGATCACGGTGCTGGTTTGCGTGACCAATACCTGAACCAGGTAATGCCGGAACGCGCCAACGCTGCCGATATCGCCAATGTCCGCCTGCATCCAACTACAGAGCCAGCGCCACCAACGGCGGAAGTGGAACCTACAACGGGTAGACCTGTACAGGGGGAACAGGCGGAGGCGACCGATACCAAACTTGCCACCGCAACGGAAACCGAAGCCGAGCGTCCGGAACCGTTACCCTCCAAGGTACGCGATCTGACCCGCGAACGCTTTTTCAAGCTGATTTACATGGAGGTGCGTTCCCGCGTCATCAACGGTGACCTCAAGCCAACGGTGCGCCCGGTGACAGATGCCGTGACCGATGTGATCCGCCAGCACACTAAGGTACTCGGTTTGCAGCCATCCCTGATTGGCAAGCCGGAACGGCAGAAAATAGCCGAAAAAATCCTCGAAAAGCTAGAGCGGGAAGCCGTGTTGGAACTCAACCCCGAAACAGGTGTCGGAAAACCCAAGTACCTGCTGGCCAGCCGCTGGGCAGATCGGACGCTACCGGAAATTCCACTCCCGGGGCACGCTGTCCGGTAATCCGTGCATGACTGGCCGCTCTCAGGTTATGATCGGGGCTATTGGCGACCCGGCTGCATTTGCAGCCCGGGTCGTCTATATAAAAGATTAACCTTGGATTGTCTGCGCGGAAAAGCCATGAAACACAAAACCTTTGCCGCCGCCACGGGGCTGTTGCTGGCGGCGTCCATCTTCCTGCAACCTGCCTATGCGGAGCAGTACGGCCCGATCAAAAGCAATGAAACCTTGTGGGACATCGCCAATCACTACAGTTCCAGCCAGGGCGTAAGCACAGCGAAAATGATGCAAGCTTTCCGCGCCGAGAATCCCCACGCTTTTATTGCCGGCCACCCGGGCATGTTGAAAAAGGGTATTTACCTCAAGGTGCCTGCTCTGGGGGGAGTGGTTGAACAAGCGGAAGCAGCACCGGTAGCGGGCAAACCGGCGGCAGTTACAGATTCCCAACCTTCTGCTGAAACCACCGTCAACATGGCCAGTTTACAGGGCGAGATTGACAAGCTGCGCAATCAGCTCAAGAAAGAGCAGGAAAAAAGCGCCAGCATGGCTCTGCAAATCAAGGCATTACAGGGGCAATCCAAGCAATCAGGCAAGGCAGGCCAACAGCAAGTATCCACTTTACAATCAGAACTATTGATCAAATTACAGACTGATTTGGCTGGTCTCAAGCAACAATTGCAGCAAAAAGATGTCCGTATCGTTGAATTGCAGGCCATCTCCAAACAGTCCAATGCCAAAAACAGCAAAGCCATGCAGGCGGAACTGGCCGACCTCAAGGCATTGTTGGAACAGCGCGATACCCATATCCAGAACCTGCAAGCTGCTTTGCGTGAAGCCAGCATTTCCATCAAGCGCCAGTTTGCTGAAAATCAGGCACTACACGCCCAACTTAAGGCGGAACAGCCTGATGCCGGGCTTGCCGCGCCGCAACCACCTGCGGAACCAGGCTCGGGTACACCATCCAGCCTGACGCTGGCAGGTGCTGAAGCAGCGGGTCAGACAGCGGAACCCCCACCTGCTGCCAGTGCCTCCACCCCGGTTGTTTTTGCTGACCAGATCGCTCCCGCTACCCAAGAGCCTACCGAGACTGACAAAAAGCCGGTTTCGTTGCAAAACATGCTGCAACAGCAGGCTACCGATAATGGCAGTGCCAACCAGGACGATGGGTTTCCCATGCCTTCCCGTGTGTCGGTCGTGATTGCGCTGATTTCCCTGATGTTTGTGTTGGCACTGGCTTGGCGGGCGTTCTCCCAGCAACGCGCATTGCGTGAGGAAGAGGCCCGTTTGCGCGCAGCACTGGGCAGTGAAGCCGTTTGATTTATTGATTTCGCAGCGGGAAACCATCGTGCTGTTGCACGGTATCTGGATGCGGCCATGGCTGCTGAACCCGCTGGCGGAACGCTTGCGTACTGCTGGCTATCAAGTCAATGTGCCGGGGTATGCGTCTGTCAGGCTCACCCCGGCGCAGAATGCTGACCAGCTTTACCGGCTTATCCAACACTTTTCCACAGATTTAGGACTTACGCATTGACGGCGGCCTGAAATTGTGGGTTGAGGTGCTGCTTGCCTTGCATGAAGCGGCTGACAAAAGCAGCCACAGCATCCGTGTACAAGTCGCGTTGCCATTGGTAGGCGTTGCTGATGATGTCAACAAACTGCATCTGTTGCAGGTGGACATAGCTGCACAAGGCGGCAAAGATATGGTTACGTATCGGGACGTTGCCGCGTACCTGGAATTTCTCGATATGGCAGACCTGCTTGATCATGCGGTGGTATTGCTCAATCTGCCAATGCTGGTCATGCAGGGTCTGGAAATCCGCTTGCTGGAAGGTGTCATAGGCGTCAGCATTCGGGAGGAAAACCACGTAATGGCGCAGTTGGTCTTTTAACTGCGTCCGAAACAGCTTTACCTCGCCAAATTCGCGTAACCAGACCCTCAGCCCGTCAGCAGGGATGTCCAGTTTCTGTACCTGCACCCATGACCCCTTTTCGGTGGATACCCGGCGGTTGCTTTCCACAGCGAACAGGAACCCCATGCGGTGGTTTCTTACCGTTTTGAGGTTGCCCACACAGGAATACCAGCTATCCCCGGTCATGAAGGCGGGTTGCAGCCCCCATGCCAACACGTCCTCCAGCATGTCGAGGAAATAATCATTCTTGGTCTTGCCCTCTGCCTTGTCATACACCCGGTAGTTGACCGGCAGGCTGCGCCCTTGCGGGTCACTGTAATACAACGTGATCAGGTTCAGCCCCTTGACCACCCGGTGGTGCTTGCCTGACCAGAAGTGTCCAACCAGCTCCATATGCTGGCTGTAGGGTTTGTCCAGCGTACTGTCATCCACATTCAATGTCCCGCCCACCAGGTTCAGCAGCCGCGATGCTTCGTTGAACAGGTCTTTTGGCTCATAGGCTTCCCGCAACAGGAAGCGGTTTACACTGTCATGCGAGATGCCCATCACTTCCGACAGGCGGGTGCAGGTGCTTGATTTCGGTTCACTCATCAGAAACCCCATGTACATTGGCAGGGTGCAATTGGCTGTCGGTGGGCGTTTGGGCCTTCTTATCATTGGCTTTTATGTCGCGTGAAAAACTTATTCCTGACACAGACAGGGCTGCTTCGTCAATGCGTAAGTCCTAAGATTATCTACACATTGTCGCCCATAGTCTGGGCGGCATTGTCGCTTTGCATTTGTTGGGCCGACACCCGGATTTGCCGCCGGGTCGCTTGGTGACACTGGGTACACCGGTACAGGGAAGCCTGGCTGCCCATACCCTCAGCCGCCTACCCTTGCTGGGGCTGGCGTTTGGCAGCAGCATGGAGCAAGGGCTTTCCGGTCAGGATGTGCCTGCTGGCAGTGGGCGTGAATGGGGGGCAGTGATTGGTACGCGCCCGCTGGGGTTGGGGGCACTGTTCCTGCGCGGGGAATTGAGTGATGGGGCGGTGCGGGTGTGTGAGGCGGAGCATCCGGCACAAACGGCACGTATCCACCTGCCCCTTTCGCATACGGGCATGTTGTTTTCACCATTGGCATCCCGGCATATTATCGGTTTTTTGCAAAATGGTGATTTTAGCCTTCCAGCAGTGCCAGCAAACGGCGGGTGACGTTGGCAGCATCTGCCGTTGCCGCACCGCTGAGATTTTCCAGCCGTTGGCAGCCATGGCTGTTGCCTTGAATGCCGGTGAGTTCCGGCACGGTAACGGGGTAAAGTGCCAATGCCGGTTTGTCCAGCGCGGCGGCGATGTGCATCAGGCCGGTATCCATGCCGATCACGCCACTGGCCCCTTGCATAATGGCAGCCAGTTCACCCAGGTGGCTGCGCGGCAGTACCTGTACACTATCATTTGCTTGCGCCAGCCGTTCGGCGCGTTCCCGTTCACGCGGGTTGCCCCACGGCAACAAGGTCTGGATGCCTTGTCGGGCGAGGGTGGCAGTCAGGGTGAGCCAATGGCTTTCTGGCCATTCCTTGTCCACCCGGCTGGTACCATGCAAGGCGACGATGTAAGGTTGCGGCAGTTTGTCAGCAGGCTCAGGAAATCGGGTGTTGGCAATGCCATGGTCGAGCGGCAGGCTTTCAATCGTGTAGCCGAGGGCATGGGCCGTTAACAAACGGTTGCGGGTAATGGCGTGGCGTTGTTTGGAGACGCTGAAGGTATGCTGGTAGAACAGGCTGGCCATGGGTTCGCGGATGCTGTGGCGATCGTAACCGCTGGTTTTTCCTCGTGCCATTTTCCCCAGTAAGGTGCTTTTCATCAGACCCTGGCTGTCAATCACGGCATCGTACTCTTCCTGTTGCAGGCTTTGGCGGAATGCCTGAATCTCTTGCCAGCTTGTGCGTTTGAACAATTGCCTGCGCCAGCGACGAATGGCAACAGGAATGACATGCCTGACAGCAGGATGCCAGGAAGGCACTTCGGCAAAATTTTCTTCCACCACCCAGTCAACCACTAGCCCGGGATTAAAATGGGTGGCATCGGTGACTGCGGGCAACATGTGTACAACGTCCCCCAGAGATGATGTTTTTATAATCAGAATTTTTTGTATGGATGTCATACAAGCTCCACGTGGAACATCGCCACAACGGGGTAGCCCAGTAACCCTGTTTTGTGGATAAGTCGGTCAAAATGACAAGAATAACGGCAGTTTTGCTGCTGGTAAACTTCTCTCTGAATTGGATATAAGAAAACTATTTCCCAATAAAAAAATAAAGCTATCAGATCAAATGCAGTATTTTCTAGGTTAACGGTAGGATGTGGTGCTTCCATAGGGCTTTTTAGTATGCTAGGGATTCTGCTTTTTATCCAGACTGAAGAAATTGTTGAAAATGTGTTTCCTGTGGATAACTTCGTGGATAAGTTCATGGACTTGTTAGCAACATTAAGCCGATTCATGCTGGCAAAGTGTAGCAGAAGCCGGTGAAATGCTGGAAAAGAATAACCGGATACGGTACAAGGCAGTTTCAATTTGATGATGATTTGATGGGGACAAGATGAAATACGACGTTTTCGGCATTGGCAATGCGCTGGTGGACAAAGAATTTGAGGTCACTGAAGATTTTCTGGCGGCAAACGGCATCCAGAAAGGCATGATGACGCTGATTGACCAAGCCAAACAACAGCAGTTACTGGCCGGGCTGACAGAAACCTTCGGCATGAAAAAGCGTGCCAGTGGCGGTTCTGCCGCCAACAGCATCGTGGCAGTCAGCCAGTTTGGTGGCAAGACTTTCTACGCCTGCAAGGTGGCGAATGATGAAACCGGCGAATTCTACATGCACGACCTGCACGCAGCAGGTGTTGCCACCAAACTGGATCAGGTGCGTTCCACTACCGAAGGCGTCACCGGCAAATGCATGGTGATGGTCACGCCGGACGCCGAGCGCACCATGAACACCTTCCTCGGCATTACCGCCGACTTTTCCGAAGCCGAACTGCATCTGGACGAACTCAAGCAGGCCCAGTACCTGTATATCGAGGGCTATCTGGTGACTTCCGACCTGTCACGTGCCGCCGTATTGAAAGCGCGTGAAGTAGCCATGGAGCACGGCGTGAAAACGGCCATGACCTTCTCTGACCCGGCGATGGTGACCTATTTCGGCGACGGCGTGCGCCAGATGTTGGGCGATGGCGTCGACATCCTGTTCTGCAACCGCGAGGAGGCCTGTACCTTTACCGGCAAATCCGATCTGGAAGAAGCCCTTGCCGCAATCAAGCCGTATGCGGGCAAATTGGTGATAACGTTGGGCAGCAAGGGCGCGTTGGTGGTGGATGAGACAGGCCGTACCGAAATCGCCGCCCACCCGGTCAAGGCCATCGACACCAATGGCGCGGGCGATATGTTCGCAGGCGCATTCCTGTACGGTGTTACTCAGGGGATGGACAACGCGCGCGCAGGCAAACTGGCGAGTCTGGCGGCATCAAGGATTGTAACCGTGTTTGGCGCACGTTTGAGTAATGATGCGCACCGGGAAGTGCTGGCAGCGGTTTAAAACCCTGCCCTTGCCTGCGCCGCATCCCGCGCGATTTGTGCTTTCAACTCATCCAGCGAGGCGAATTTCATTTCGTCACGGATGAAGGCGACCGGCTCCACGCAAATGTGCTGCCCATACACCTGCCGGTTGAAGTCGAACAGGTGGGCTTCCAGCCGGTTTTCCACCCCATGTACGGTTGGGCGTGCGCCGAGATTGGCCACGCCCGTGACAGGTTGTTCGCCTAGCCCGTAAACCTTTACCGCATACACGCCTTTGCGCAATGCCACATGTTGCGGCACGCGCATGTTCAGGGTCGGGAAACCGATGGTGCGCCCGCGCTTGTCGCCGTGGCGCACCCGCCCGGAAATGCGGTAAGGCTTGCCCAGCAGTTCCGCTGCCAGTGCCAGTTCCGCCGTGCTCAGCGCCAGCCGGATGCGGGTGCTGCTGACGCGCTCGTCGTCGTGCAGGAAGGTGGGCGTATCTACCACCTGCATCCCCTGCTCCGCGCCCATTTGTTGCAACATACGGTAATCACCGCGCCGCCCCTTGCCGAAACGGAAATCATCGCCGACCACCAGATAACGTACTTTCAGCCCATCCAGCAGGATGTTTTGCACGAAATCTTCCGCCTCCATGCCCGCCAGTTGCTGGTTGAAGCGCAGGCAAGCAAAGCGGTCAACGTTCATGCCGCTGAGCAGGCGCAGCTTGTCGCGCAAGGCGTAAATGCGTGGCGGCGGTGGGGAACGGAAAAACTCGATCGGTAGCGGCTCGAAGCTGATGACGGTGGCGGGCAAACCCAATGCCTGCGCTTTCCACTCGACGTGCTGGATAACGGCCTGATGCCCTTTGTGCAGGCCATCGAAGTTGCCGATGGTGGCGACACAACCGGGGTCGGAAGCGGGGGCTGGCAAGATGCGGCGTATCAGTTTCATGTAAACGGGTTCAGCAGTTGGGTTCCTGTTCCCGCAAAATCATCCACGTTACGGGTCACAACGGTCAAATTATACAGCAAAGCGGTGGCGGCTATCAGTTTATCCAGTTCGTGTTCGTAATGGGGAACCCGCAACCTGCCCCATAGCTGGGCGATGTCGGCGTCAATGCCGATAATGGCGTCCTGGTAATCGGTCAGGATAGTTTCCAGCCAGCGTTCCAGTTGGTCTGCCTGTTCACGGTCGTTGCGGTGGCGGATCAATTCCAGGCCACGGCGTAATTCCCCAAGGGTGACGACTGACAGGAACAGTTTGTCGCGGTTAGCGATAACTTGCTGGAAAAATGCCTGCACACCGGGGTTGGCGCGTTCACCCTTGCGGATTTCGCTGATGACGTTGGTATCAAGCAAATACATCGGCGACAGGTTGTTTGCCCTGGATACGCTCAAAATCGCTGTCTTGCCCGACATTGGGCATGGCCGCCAGCACTTCGGCAAGGCTGCGTTTTTTCAAGGCCATCAATACCTCGCGCAGGATGGCGCGGTGCTCCATTTCGGCGCTCCTGCCATTGCGGGCGGCGCGCTGTTTGAGCGCTTCGATGATTTCAGGCTCCAGTTTGCGGACAATGAGGTCTGGCATGGCATTTTACCCTACTCCAATACGATGCTATCAATGATAGCATCGTATTGGAGTTTATTAACAATAATTTTAGGTTCTTTGGGATCTCCCGTGGTTTCGCTTCTCTCTTGCTCTCGAATCAGCGGAAAACGCCAAGCTTGAGCTTACAAGTGGCTGATTTTAAATGAATTATTTGATTGCTTTTTATGCGAATAAACGCCTAACCACGGGAGATCCCAAAGAGCCTGTAAAAAATCTAAATTAATTCCGCAAACTTTTGTTGCCGCAATGCTTCATACGTCACCACGGCCACTGTGTTCGACAGGTTGAGGCTGCGGCTATCGGGCAGCATCGGCACGCGCAGTTTCATCTCATCTGGCAGGCTGAACAGTAATGGCTCCGGCAAGCCACGGGTTTCGGGGCCGAACAACAACACATCGTCGGGCTGGAATGCTGCCTGCGTGTAAGGCTGATTAGCCTTGGTACTGAGGGCGAATACGCGCCGATCCTGCATGGCGTGGGCAAAGCTGGCAAAACTGTCATGTTCCTGCACGACCGCAAGGTCACGGTAGTCCAGCCCGGCGCGGCGTACCTGTTTTTCATCCAGTGAAAAACCCAGTGGGTGGATCAGGTGCAAACGGCAGCCGGTATTGGCGCACAAACGCATGATGTTGCCGGTATTGGGGGGAATTTCCGGCTGGTAGAGGGCAATATCAAACACTGAATACAGTCTTCCCTGCCAACAGGGTACGCTTGACGGCACCGTTGAAATTCCAGCCGCCAAATGGCGAATTTTTGCCATCGCTGCGCATGGTGTTCAAATCCAGCTCCCATAAGGTATCTGGGGCGAACAGCACCAGATCGGCAGGCGCGCCCACGCTGATGCGCCCGGTTTTGCCGCCGATGATGCGGGCAGGCGTGGCGGTGACTTTACGCAAGGCTTCCGGCAGGGTCAGGACGCCCTCTTCCACCAGCCGCAAGGTCAGTGGCAGCAGGGTTTCCAGTGCGGAAATGCCCGGCGCGGTCTGCTGGAACGGTGCCAGTTTGGCATCCACTTCATGCGGTTGGTGGTCAGAACAGATAGCGTCGATGGTGCCATCGGCCAGCCCTTCGCGCAGGGCTTCCTGATCACGGGCGGAACGCAACGGTGGCATCACATGGCACAGTGGGTTGAAGTCCACCACATCCACATCGGTGAGGAACAGTTGGTGGGCGGCCACGTCAGCACTGATGTCGAGGCCACTATCCTTGCCTTGGCGGATCAGGCGCACGCTCAGTTTGGCGGACAAACGGCAGAAATGCACCCGTGCCCCGGTATGGCTGGCCAGTGCCAGGGTTTGCGCCACTGCCACGGTTTCTGCCGCTGACGGAATGGCAGGCAAGCCCAAGCGTGCCGAGATTTCGCCCTCGTGCATGTAGCCGCTCGCTGCCAGCGCCTGTTCGGAGGGGTAAATGAACACGGTCAGGTCGTGGGTGGCGGCATATTCCATCGCCCG
The sequence above is drawn from the Thiothrix nivea DSM 5205 genome and encodes:
- a CDS encoding IS701 family transposase, producing MRRPKRPPTANCTLPMYMGFLMSEPKSSTCTRLSEVMGISHDSVNRFLLREAYEPKDLFNEASRLLNLVGGTLNVDDSTLDKPYSQHMELVGHFWSGKHHRVVKGLNLITLYYSDPQGRSLPVNYRVYDKAEGKTKNDYFLDMLEDVLAWGLQPAFMTGDSWYSCVGNLKTVRNHRMGFLFAVESNRRVSTEKGSWVQVQKLDIPADGLRVWLREFGEVKLFRTQLKDQLRHYVVFLPNADAYDTFQQADFQTLHDQHWQIEQYHRMIKQVCHIEKFQVRGNVPIRNHIFAALCSYVHLQQMQFVDIISNAYQWQRDLYTDAVAAFVSRFMQGKQHLNPQFQAAVNA
- a CDS encoding FimV/HubP family polar landmark protein yields the protein MKHKTFAAATGLLLAASIFLQPAYAEQYGPIKSNETLWDIANHYSSSQGVSTAKMMQAFRAENPHAFIAGHPGMLKKGIYLKVPALGGVVEQAEAAPVAGKPAAVTDSQPSAETTVNMASLQGEIDKLRNQLKKEQEKSASMALQIKALQGQSKQSGKAGQQQVSTLQSELLIKLQTDLAGLKQQLQQKDVRIVELQAISKQSNAKNSKAMQAELADLKALLEQRDTHIQNLQAALREASISIKRQFAENQALHAQLKAEQPDAGLAAPQPPAEPGSGTPSSLTLAGAEAAGQTAEPPPAASASTPVVFADQIAPATQEPTETDKKPVSLQNMLQQQATDNGSANQDDGFPMPSRVSVVIALISLMFVLALAWRAFSQQRALREEEARLRAALGSEAV
- the ribF gene encoding bifunctional riboflavin kinase/FAD synthetase — its product is MKLIRRILPAPASDPGCVATIGNFDGLHKGHQAVIQHVEWKAQALGLPATVISFEPLPIEFFRSPPPPRIYALRDKLRLLSGMNVDRFACLRFNQQLAGMEAEDFVQNILLDGLKVRYLVVGDDFRFGKGRRGDYRMLQQMGAEQGMQVVDTPTFLHDDERVSSTRIRLALSTAELALAAELLGKPYRISGRVRHGDKRGRTIGFPTLNMRVPQHVALRKGVYAVKVYGLGEQPVTGVANLGARPTVHGVENRLEAHLFDFNRQVYGQHICVEPVAFIRDEMKFASLDELKAQIARDAAQARAGF
- the lexA gene encoding transcriptional repressor LexA — encoded protein: MLTRRQQQIWDVIQSLYARNGYAPTLDEIALACGINTRSTIHQHVQALIREGRLQSTEGKRAYRMPEVVVARHPQLPLGLPLAGRIAAGKPIEAITGKDEINPSDMFSGNGRYVLEVRGESMIDIGIMDGDFVVIQQQDSARNGDIVVALVEREEATLKRLYRLADGRIELRPENSTMQPMVYPAESVQVQGKMVGLFRSY
- a CDS encoding esterase/lipase family protein, with translation MISQRETIVLLHGIWMRPWLLNPLAERLRTAGYQVNVPGYASVRLTPAQNADQLYRLIQHFSTDLGLTH
- a CDS encoding adenosine kinase; translated protein: MKYDVFGIGNALVDKEFEVTEDFLAANGIQKGMMTLIDQAKQQQLLAGLTETFGMKKRASGGSAANSIVAVSQFGGKTFYACKVANDETGEFYMHDLHAAGVATKLDQVRSTTEGVTGKCMVMVTPDAERTMNTFLGITADFSEAELHLDELKQAQYLYIEGYLVTSDLSRAAVLKAREVAMEHGVKTAMTFSDPAMVTYFGDGVRQMLGDGVDILFCNREEACTFTGKSDLEEALAAIKPYAGKLVITLGSKGALVVDETGRTEIAAHPVKAIDTNGAGDMFAGAFLYGVTQGMDNARAGKLASLAASRIVTVFGARLSNDAHREVLAAV
- the waaC gene encoding lipopolysaccharide heptosyltransferase I; this encodes MTSIQKILIIKTSSLGDVVHMLPAVTDATHFNPGLVVDWVVEENFAEVPSWHPAVRHVIPVAIRRWRRQLFKRTSWQEIQAFRQSLQQEEYDAVIDSQGLMKSTLLGKMARGKTSGYDRHSIREPMASLFYQHTFSVSKQRHAITRNRLLTAHALGYTIESLPLDHGIANTRFPEPADKLPQPYIVALHGTSRVDKEWPESHWLTLTATLARQGIQTLLPWGNPRERERAERLAQANDSVQVLPRSHLGELAAIMQGASGVIGMDTGLMHIAAALDKPALALYPVTVPELTGIQGNSHGCQRLENLSGAATADAANVTRRLLALLEG
- the mnmE gene encoding tRNA uridine-5-carboxymethylaminomethyl(34) synthesis GTPase MnmE; its protein translation is MWNNPDTIAAVATPPGRGGVGIIRISGQRVPELAASILGSLPPPRKASHRLFRAADGTPLDDGIALYFPAPHSFTGEDVLELQGHGGMVVLDMLLKRCVELGARLARPGEFSERAFLNDKLDLAQAEAIADLIDSGSEQAARSALRSLQGEFSEAVNTLLTGLIELRVYVEAALDFPDEEIDFLADNAVTRRLETIKQQLHTIFQKAHQGSLLRDGMHLVIVGRPNAGKSSLLNALAGQETAIVTDIAGTTRDVLRERINLDGMPLHIVDTAGLRDSDDPVEKIGIERAWQEIERADLILLLVDDTRHDEPENADILARLPPHLPRITVHNKIDLSGKQPGKQGEHIYISAKHDQGIAALRAELKTRMGYQGEAEDTFIARRRHLQALEETQQAVQRAEFQLRGFNAGELMAEELRLAQNALGQITGKFTPDDLLGEIFSSFCIGK